A single genomic interval of Clostridium facile harbors:
- a CDS encoding helix-turn-helix domain-containing protein, with translation MKIDGNKLMDAMRSKGMTVADLERDSGVSRKTIQLAMDNITQHTSKDTIKKIARALNISPIRLEGGKQC, from the coding sequence ATGAAAATTGATGGAAACAAATTGATGGATGCAATGAGGTCCAAAGGAATGACCGTTGCAGACTTGGAAAGAGATAGCGGAGTATCACGCAAAACAATACAACTTGCTATGGACAACATAACCCAGCATACCAGCAAAGATACAATCAAAAAAATAGCCCGGGCACTCAATATAAGCCCAATTAGATTGGAGGGTGGAAAACAATGCTAA
- a CDS encoding helix-turn-helix domain-containing protein, which produces MPKLKKSPVEQRDNLIIAKINYYAELQGVAIDRLANAARISVKTMYTRRKNPGQFSVEELDRICNYLHIPITELFQR; this is translated from the coding sequence GTGCCAAAACTAAAAAAATCCCCGGTAGAACAGCGGGATAACCTGATAATTGCTAAAATCAATTATTACGCTGAGCTACAGGGGGTTGCTATAGACAGGCTTGCAAACGCAGCCAGAATATCAGTTAAAACAATGTATACCAGGCGAAAGAATCCAGGACAATTCAGCGTTGAAGAATTGGATAGGATATGTAACTATCTACATATTCCAATCACAGAATTATTTCAGCGATAG
- a CDS encoding DUF2513 domain-containing protein: MKLNPDCMRDVLLEMEKVPFSESLDIEPLCNSLPQYTYEDIIYSCYKLEEANFIQAIIKFYNDELHVISLNDITYNGHQFLADIRSDTVWNHVKEVGKKVGSNSVSALTQIATGVITAIIKQQLGFN, from the coding sequence ATGAAATTAAATCCTGACTGTATGAGAGACGTGTTACTTGAAATGGAAAAAGTTCCTTTTAGCGAATCGCTGGATATTGAACCACTATGTAATTCGTTGCCACAATACACTTACGAAGATATCATATATTCTTGCTATAAATTGGAAGAAGCAAATTTTATCCAGGCTATTATTAAATTTTACAATGATGAATTACACGTAATTTCATTGAATGATATTACTTATAATGGTCATCAATTTTTAGCAGATATTCGTTCTGATACCGTATGGAATCACGTCAAAGAAGTTGGTAAAAAAGTAGGATCCAATTCAGTAAGTGCTTTAACACAAATCGCTACAGGAGTAATCACCGCCATTATCAAACAACAACTTGGATTTAATTAA
- a CDS encoding helix-turn-helix domain-containing protein has translation METFERIRLLRKKYLNMTQEEFSSNINISRANLGSIEVGRIRITDRVISDICIKYNVSEEWLRTGEGEPFIKLTRDEELMEWAGKVLSADSKSFQKRFVSMLSRLNESEWQVLEKMAIELTENKKD, from the coding sequence ATGGAAACATTTGAGCGTATTAGATTGCTTAGAAAAAAATACTTAAATATGACGCAAGAAGAATTTTCCTCAAACATAAATATTAGTCGTGCTAATTTAGGTAGCATAGAAGTGGGGAGGATTCGTATAACTGATAGGGTTATCAGTGATATATGTATAAAATATAATGTATCCGAAGAATGGCTGCGCACTGGAGAAGGGGAACCATTTATCAAGCTAACCAGGGATGAGGAACTTATGGAATGGGCTGGAAAAGTTTTGAGCGCAGATTCAAAATCATTTCAAAAACGCTTTGTATCCATGCTATCTAGGTTAAACGAATCTGAATGGCAGGTACTAGAAAAAATGGCTATAGAATTAACAGAAAATAAAAAAGACTAG